In Acipenser ruthenus chromosome 53, fAciRut3.2 maternal haplotype, whole genome shotgun sequence, the following proteins share a genomic window:
- the LOC131723128 gene encoding tripartite motif-containing protein 16-like protein, whose protein sequence is MASNLLSEDQFSCSVCLELLKDPVAIPCGHSYCMGCIKNCWDQTDHTGVYSCPQCRETFTPRPVLGRNTMLAEIAGEFKKRRLNPPPAQSYAGPGDVPCDFCTGRKLKAVKSCLTCLASYCETHVKPHYEGAAFKRHKLINAIGDLEQKLCAEHQRLCEVFCRTDQMFICWLCADKKHKSHDTVSAEAERTGKQKQLGETQTEIQQRIQERLKETEELKQTVESLKRSAQREIKITKKIFTELIRSIEKIHTEVIELIGANEKAAVNQAEGRMKKLEQEIAELRRRNAELKQLSETEDHIHFLQNFQSLCAPPGAGDLPSVTVNTGISFGAVRKAVSELKDHIEDFCKGELVKITTTVAVYSLQAPEPRNRAEFLKYSCQLTLDPNTAHRNLCLSEGNRKVTWRGETQRYPDHSERFDSLYQVLCREGLSGTRCYWEIEWSGLGASIGVTYKGISRKGWDLSFFLGFNDKSWSLICSGSSYTARYNSNQTAITAPHSPRIGVYLDFNAGTLSFYGVSDTMTLLHRFQTTFTEPLYPGFMLDDGEEDGGDEDDEDEDEDDGDEDDDGDGDPDSDSKSSVRLGSDSSVTICQLN, encoded by the exons ATGGCTTCAAACTTGTTGTCAGAGGATCagtttagctgttcagtgtgtctggagttattgaaggacccagttgctattccatgtggacacagttactgtatggggtgtattaagaactgctgggatcagactgatcatacaggtgtctacagctgcccccagtgcagagagacctttaccccaaggcctgttcttggcagaaacaccatgctggctgaaaTTGCTGGAGAATTCAAGAAGAGAAggctcaatcctcctcctgctcaaagttatgctggacctggagatgtgccgtgtgatttctgcactgggagaaagttaaaagctgtgaaatcctgtttgacgtgcctggcctcttactgtgagacacacgtcaagccacactatgagggggctgctttcaagaggcacaagctgatcaatgcaattggagatctggagcagaagctttgtgctgaacaccaacgATTATGTGAGGTATTTTGTAGAACTGATCAGATGTTTATTTGCTGGTTGTGTGCAGACAAgaaacacaagagccatgatacagtctcagctgaggcagaaaggactgggaaacag aagcagctgggagagacacagacagaaatacaacagagaatccaggagagactgaaagaaactgaggagctgaaacagactgtggagtcactgaaa agatctgcacaGAGGGAAATAAAGATAACcaagaagatctttactgagctgatccgatccattgagaagatccacactgaggttattgagctgattggagctaacgagaaggctgcagtgaatcaggctgaaggacgcatgaagaaactggagcaggagattgctgagctaaggaggagaaacgctgagctgaaacagctttcagagacagaggatcacatccattttctacag aatttccagtctctctgtgccccccctggagctggagacttacccagcgttactgtcaatacaggcatctcttttggggctgtaaggaaagctgtatctgaacttaaagaccatattgaggacttctgcaagggggaattagtcaaaataaccacaacag ttgcagtttacagtctgcaggctccagagccaaggaacagagctgagtttttaaaat attcctgtcagctcacactggaccccaacacagcgcatagaaacctctgtctgtctgaagggaacagaaaggtgacatggaggggagagacccagagatatcctgaTCACTCGGAGAGATTTGACAGCCTGtaccaagtgctttgcagagagggtttgtctgggactcgctgttactgggagattgagtggagtgggttaggggcttctataggagtcacatataaaggaatcagcaggaaaggatggGATCTTTCCTTTTtccttggattcaatgacaagtcctggagtttgatctgctctggttccagttacactgcccggTACAATAGCAAtcaaactgcaataactgccccccactcccccagaataggagtgtatctggactttaatgccggcacgctgtccttttatggtgtctctgacacaatgaccctcctgcacagattccaaaccacattcactgagccgctctatcctgggtttatgCTTGATGATGGTGAGGAGGATGGTGgtgatgaggatgatgaggatgaggatgaggatgatggtgatgaggatgatgatggtgatggtgatccTGATTCTGATTCCAAATCCTCTGTTAGGCTTGGTTCTGattcctctgtaacaatctgccagctgaactag
- the LOC131723131 gene encoding tripartite motif-containing protein 16-like, with translation MASNLWSEDQFSCSVCLELLKDPVAIPCGHSYCMGCIKNCWDQTDHTGVYSCPQCRETFTPRPVLGRNTMLAEVVEKLKKTGLNPPPAHSYAGPGDVPCDFCTERKFKAVKSCLTCLASYCETHVKPHYEGAAFKRHKLITAIGDLEQKLCAEHQKVLEVFCRTDQTCICVLCIVKEHKSHDTVSAEAERTGKQKQLGETQTEIQQRIQERLKEIEELKQAVESLKRSACIEIKESEKIFTELIRSIEKIHTEVIELIGANEKAAVNQAEGRMKKLEQEIAELRRRNSELKQLSETEDHIHFLQNFQSLCAPPEAGDLPSVTVNTEISFGAVRKAVSELKDHIEDFCKGELVKITKTVNEVAVYSLQAPEPRNRAEFLKYSCQLTLDPNTAYRELCLSDGNRKVKWGGTQRYPDDHSERFDSWYQVLCREGLSGTRCYWEIEWSGGGASIGVTYKGISRKGGDRSCVLGFNDKSWSVDCSDSSYTALHNNNETAITAPHSPRIGVYLDFNAGTLSFYGVSDTMTLLHRFQTTFTEPLYPGFWLHYYNSSVTICQLN, from the exons atggcttcaaacttgtggtcagaggatcagtttagctgttcagtgtgtctggagctattgaaggatccagtcgctattccatgtggacacagttactgtatggggtgtattaagaactgctgggatcagactgatcatacaggtgtctacagctgcccccagtgcagagagacctttaccccgaGGCCTGTTCTgggcagaaacaccatgctggctgaagttgtggagaaattaaagaagacaggactcaatcctcctcctgctcacagttatgctggacctggagatgtgccgtgtgatttctgcactgagagaaagttcaaagctgtgaaatcctgtttgacgtgcctggcctcttactgtgaaacacacgtcaagcctcactatgagggggctgctttcaagaggcacaagctgatcactgcaattggagatctggagcagaagctttgtgctgaacaccagaaggttttggaggtcttttgtagaaccgatcagacgtgtatttgtgtgttgtgtattgtcAAGGAACACAAGAgtcatgatacagtctcagctgaggcagaaaggactgggaaacag aagcagctgggagagacacagacagaaatacaacagagaatccaggagagactgaaagaaattgaagagctgaaacaggctgtggagtcactgaaa agatctgcatgcatagaaataaaggaaagtgagaagatctttactgagctgatccgatccattgagaagatccacactgaggttattgagctgattggagctaacgagaaggctgcagtgaatcaggctgaaggacgcatgaagaaactggagcaggagattgctgagctaaggaggagaaactctgagctgaaacagctttcagagacagaggatcacatccattttctacag aatttccagtctctctgtgcccctcctgaagctggagacttacccagcgttactgtcaatacagagatctcttttggggctgtgaggaaagctgtatctgaacttaaagatcatattgaggacttctgcaagggggaattagtcaaaataaccaaaacag tgaatgaagttgcagtttacagtctgcaggctccagagccaaggaacagagctgagtttttaaaat attcctgtcagctcacactggaccccaacacagcgtatagagagctctgtctgtctgatgGGAACAGAAAGGTGAAATGGGGAGGGACCCAGAGATATCCTGATGATCACTCAGAGAGATTTGATAGCTGGTACCAAGTGCtgtgcagagagggtttgtctgggactcgctgttactgggagattgagtggagtgggggaggggcttctataggagtcacatataaaggaatcagcaggaaaggaggggatcgTTCCTGTGtccttggattcaatgacaagtcctggagtgtgGACTGCTCTGACTCCAGTTACACTGCCCtgcacaataacaatgaaactgcaataactgccccccactcccccagaataggagtgtatctggactttaatgccggcacgctgtccttttatggcgtctctgacacaatgaccctcctgcacagattccaaaccacattcactgagccgctctatcctgggttttggcTTCATTATTATAattcctctgtaacaatctgccagctgaactag